Part of the Bryobacteraceae bacterium genome is shown below.
TGGACGCTTCAGTTCCATACCGCTCAGCCGCACTTGGATGCTGTCGATGGCATCGGCGGGGACCTCCCGGTCATCGGGAAACAGACTCATGGTGGTGAAGCGTTGCTCGGCCTCATCAAACACCTGCAGTGTCTTCCGCCACGCAGCCTGCTGCTGGTCATTGATCTCGCCCAGATACAGAACCGTACGCTGGGCCGTCTTGCCGCCGGGCAGACGCCGATTCTCCACCACGCTGAAGTAGCGATGATCCTTGCCGTCCTTGCGTCGTTTCGTGCTGCGCAGAAACATCTCTCACGAGCAGCATGCCAGAACTTCAACGCTTAGAAAAGACAGTAGGTCTTCACCTGGGCTGTTTCGGACTCCTGTCGTTGAACGCAAACGAAATATTCTTGCTCCACGGCCGAAAATGCCCTCTAACTGCGAAAGTCAGGCTAACCTTGGTCTAGGCGGCCGCTCCGCCAAACAGCTCCAGGATCCCCTTCCACTTGCGGCTCAGCAGCTCGGTGATATTGAGCAGCACCGCCAACCCCAGCAGCCCCGGCCACAAACTCATCCGCGAAGGAATCGCCTTGCCGCCGGAATCGAACACCTGTCGCATCGCCGGCTCGAACCGCCCACGCGTGTACGCCGAAACCTGGCGCAGAAGGTCCGTATCGGCGCCGTAGGTTTCAAGTTCCTGCTCCGGCAGATACGCGCCCAGTTCCGGAAACGCGCGCGAATCCTCCAGCGGCCGCACCCGGAACAATCCGCGCCGGCCGCCCACCGGCGCCACGCCGCGATACGTCCCCGGAGCCACCTTCTTCATCGCAATCGGGCGGCGGAAGTTGTCCGGACCAATCGCGAAGATCGCCGGAAGCCGATCCGGTTCGCGCACATGGCGCGAGAGCCGGTAGTCGGCCACCAGTTCGCTCGATCCGCTGTCGAAGCGCAGCGTCGCCTCCACCGGCTGCGTGTGCGGAAGCAGGTCCCGCACCACGTTCGTCCAGAACCGATCGTAGCCGTTCCATGACACCCAGTCGGTGGCCCATCGCGCTTTGGCGTCCGACGCGAAAATCGCGGACCGCCCGAGACCGTACTGCCACCGCGCGAGCAGCGGATCCTTCTCGTCCATCGTCAGCAGGACGTCGGCGGAAGGCTTCGATTGGAATCGCACATACCCTTTCAACGCCGGCGCCGTTTCGATGCCCACTCCATCCAGAATCTCCGCCTGCTTGGCGACCTTCGGCGCAAGCGGCTTCTCGATCGCCGTGGACCCGGTGTGCTCCATCACGTCCCGCAGCAGGATCTGCTCGAGTCCCGAGGGGTCGCTGAGAAAATACGACTTGCCCTTGGCGAAACTCGCGATCTTCTCCAGATACGCGCGGTTCACGTCCTGCCCCAGCCCCACCGTCGAAATCGTCACCTTTTGCGTCGACGCTTCTTTCGCCAGCGCGATACTGTCGCCTTCCTCGGAGATGCCGTCGGTCAGTAACACCACGTGCTTGAATGTCGCCTGCACCGGCACTGTCCGGCGATACGCTTCCGTGAGCGCGGGCGCGATCTGCGTGCCGCCGTCGGGCGTGATGCCGGCGATCAGGCGCTTGATCAGCACACGGTCCTCGGCCTTGCGGATCGGCACCGCCCACTGGAACGAGTTATCGAAGATCAGAACGCCGACCATATCGATCGGCCGCAGGTTCTCCACCACGCCGATCGCCGCCAGGCGCGCCAGTTCCATCTTCTTGCCCTCCATCGACGACGATTTGTCGACGATGAGAACCACGAGCGTCCCCTCCGGCGAACGCGGCGGCGCGAGCTTCGCCGGCAGAGCCCGGTCAAGCGCGTTCTCAGCTTCCTTGTTCTCCACGTAGACGTTCCGTTCGCCGCCGATCACGAGCAGCCCCCCGCCCTGCTGGACGTACGCTTCGAGATCGGCCTTCGTCGCGCCCGGCAGCGCTTCGAGATCCCAATTGTTGAAGACGATCACCTGATACTGATCAAGGCCGGCCGCCGGCATGATCGACGCTTCGTTCACCTCGAACTGCGCGGCTTCGAGCACCCGCGAAAGATTCACGCCCGTGCCCGGCGGATCCTGGGACAGCATCAGCATCCGCGGCTTTCGCAGCGTGATGGCGCGTGCGAAAGCCACTTCCCCTTCGGTGGCCGAACGTACCCTTCCGCTCAACTCCACCGCGCCCACGGCGCCGATGTTCGCCTGCACGCGCAGGGTGTTCTCGCCGGCCTGCAAGTCCACTTTGCTTGACCCCAGCGGCTTTCCTTCCGCCGCCAGATCCACTTCCGCCTGCCCCGGACGCGGCGCGCTCACCACCATCTCAATGGCGAATCGTTCGCCGCTGAAGACTACCGGCGGCAGACTCACCTGCTCCAGCCGTAGCGCCGGACGGGGACGTCCCGCGAGTGCGTAGGTATCCACCGGTACGCCCAACTGCCTCGCCTGCCACGCGGCGCGCAGCACGCTTCCTCGATTCTCGCGGCCGTCGGAAATCAGAACCACCCGCGGCGCCATTCCCGCCGGCGCGGACCCGATGGCGTCCCGGATCGCCGCCTCGAGATCGGTGGCCTTGCCGCTGTCGCCGCTCGTCAATTGCAGCCGGACCTTGCCCGCGAGTTCGGCGGGCGCCAGATCGCGCAGCGCTCCAGCGAACGGAAACACCCGCATCCAGTGCCGGCCGCGCGCGCCTTCCAACTGGCCCACGAGCGTGGAAGCCTTCTCGAGATCCGCGCCGGAAACGCTGGCCGACGTATCGGCGAGCACTGCCACGGCCACCTTCGTTTCCCACACGTCGAGCTGCGGCTCCGCCAGCGCAAGCACAATCGCCACAAGCGAGAGCGCCTTCAAGGCAAGGCCCAGCCGGCGTCCGGTGCGGCGCGCCTCCCAAGCCCACCACGCCAGCGGCAGCGGCACGAACAACAGCATCCACCAGCGATCGAAGCTCACGATGCCCTCCGCAGCAGGCTAGCCGGTTCCGCTGCTGCGCCGCCCTCGGCCTGGCGGCGTCCGCGCGGAGCGTATCGCAGCCACTCATAGAGGATGCCCAAACCGCCGGCCAGCGCCAGCCAATACCAGATGTCCGTGAATGGCGATCCGGATTCGCCTCGCCGCGGCACACCGCGCTTGATGCCCGCCGCCGGCTGCCACAAGTCGTCGGGCACCGCCGGAAGCGTCAGTGAGTGCACCTGCTCCCGGTCCCCCGCCACAACGCGGACGGCGCCGGGACGCGCCGAGAAGAACCGGACGGCGCCATCGGCGACCGTGTGCGGAAGCTCAGTCCCGTCCTCCGCAATCACGCGGATTGTCGTGGCCCTTGCGTCTTCCAGCGGCGCCCGCACCATACCCGTGCTGTTGGCGAAGATCTCGTAACGCCGAAAGCTCTGCGGCGCCAGCCACCGTAGCGCATTGGCGAAAAGCAGCGGAGTGGCCAGTTCAAAGCGGAGCGCGGAACGCATCGGGTGAAATCCGAAGAATACGCTGCGCCGGCCGTCCGCCTCGCGCGCCACCACCAGCGCGCCCGCGTCCGATTGCGCAACCACTGTGTCGCCTTGCGCCGGCGTCAGCACCTCGGCTGAACCAAGCCTCAAATCCTGCGCCCGCAATCCCTCGGCCAACGGGTGCTGCGAGTTCCACGACCGGACCCCGGCTTCGCCAGGCGCGGGCCGCGCTTGCACCGGACCGCCCGTCGCCGGCGGCTCCAGGTACATCGCCGCCACCTTCGGCGATATCTTCGGCGCGCACCGGTCGAGAATCGCGAGGCCTTCTTCAACCGTCCCGTCGCACTGCGCCGGCGTCAGGAACCGCGCCTCCACGTTCGGGTGCGCTTCGAGCAGCGGCCGTAGCGCGCGCGGATCGGCCGAACACACCGTCACCGCCACGGCCGGCGTCGCCGGCAACTCCAGCGTCGCGCGGTCGTCTCCGGCAAAACCGTCGCCACGAGCCCGGATGCGCGCTTCCATTACGCCGGCCACGCGAGTCCGGAATTCGAAAGCCACGTCTTCTTCGGAGTTGGCGCCCAGCGTCAGCCGCCTCGTCGCGACAGGCGAACCGGCGAACGTCACCGAAAGATCCGCCGGCTGCGGACGGCGGGCGTAGTTGCGCGCCGAAACGAGCACGCGCCACAGGCCCGCATCCTGCGTCGAGCGCCGCACGCCGATCTTGCGCAGCCCTACATTGTCCGGATTCGCCCGCACCGGCAGGATGCGGAAGTTGGGCGGTGTCTGGATGCCGGCTTCAGCCGCCGTGAGCCTGCCGGCGCCGGCGAAGACGATCTCCCCGGCGCGCTTCTCGTCGCGCTTCTGGACGCGCACCGCGTAGTCGAGCGCGCCCTGCAGATCCAGCCCTGCGCTCCCGGCCCGGGCGTTGCGGACGGCGTCGCGTGGGTTCTTCCGGTCCGTCTCGAAAGCCGTGACCGGCGTCGCGATCGAGTCGGCGTACATCACCATCACCCGGTCCGCGCGGGCGGTGTTGTTGAGATAAGCCATCGCTGCCGCGCGCGTCTCGTCCATTAGCGTGGCGTTGCCGTTGTTGCCGCGAGCGGCCATCCACGAGGACGTGTCCAGAATCAGCACATGATCGCGGGAACTCGTGTCGCGGCTGCCCAGCCGCAATTGCGAAAGCGCGGCGAGCAGGCACGCGATCGATGCGAGCTGGATCAGCAGCGACGGCCACTGCCGGATGCGCCGCCGGCGCGTCGATTCAACCGGGCGCTTGGCCGGAGTCCAGAACCGGAGCGTTGAAACCACCACCTGCCGCCGGGACCGGTCCAGCAGGTACAGCGCCACCACCACCGCCGACGCGGCTGCGAACAGCGCCAGGAATTCCGCCGCGCTCAGGTTGAAGAAAAACATCAGGCAACGCCTCGCGCGCGGACCACCGGTCCGAAGACGGCGTCCTCAACCGGCATCGACGTTGCGATCGCCGTGTATCGCCCGCCGTGGCCGAGCACGGCGCGCCGCACCTTCTCCGAGTAGTTATCGAAGGCGGCCGTGTACTGAGCCCGCGCCTCGGCGTCGAAGTCCAGTTCGAACCGCTCCCCGGTTTCGGCGTCCGTCAGTTCGAGTTCGCCGTCGTACGGGGGAATGCGGTCCTGATCGGCGTACACCTGGATGGCGAATACTTCGTGCCCGAATTCGGCGAGGTACTGCAGCGGCTTGTCGGGATCGGTTTCGGCCAGGAAGTCCGAGATGATGATCACGAGCCCGCGGTTCACATACTTATTGACGAACTGGCGCGCCACTCGTAAGAAATCCGTCCGGCCGTCGGCGCGCAGAGCGGTGAGGAAGTCGGCCACCGGCCCGAAGCGGTGGCGCCCGCCGGAGCAGGTGATCGCGTCGCCCATGGTCTCAGCGAACGGGTGGACCACGATCGTATCCAGCCGCACCATGCCGACGTAGGCCAGCGCCGCGGTAAGCCGGCGTACATAGTCGAACTTGTCTGGATCGCCCGTGTGCATGCTCGCGCTCGCGTCCACAAGCAGACGCACGGGCACCCGCGGCTCCACCTGGAACATCTTCAGGAACATCTTTTCGAGGCGCATGAACGCCCGCCAGTTCACCGCGCGAAGATCGTCGCCGTGATGAAAATTGCGGTGGTCGAGGAACTCCTGTCCGGACCCGGAGAAGCGCGACGTGTTGTGCCCGCCCACCAGGCCCGGAAACGACTTTTGCCAGCGAATCGCAAGCCGCTCCAGCTTTTCGAGAAACCTGCGGTCGATCAGGACCTCATCGGCCATGGCGGGCGCCTATCGGCTCACCGGCGTCATGCTGCGGATGATTTCGTCGAGGATGGTATCGGCCGTCTGCCCTTCGGCGTGGGCGTCGAAGTTGAGGATCACGCGGTGCCGTAGCACTGCCGGGGCCACTTTGCGGACATCGTCGACGCTCAACTGGAGCCGGCCCTGCATGAGCGCGTGCACCCGCCCGCACTCCACTAGCGCCTGTGCGCCCCGGGGCGAACTGCCGTAGCGGATGAACTTTCCCGTTAGCGAGTGAGCTTCCTTCGTCCCCGGCTGCGTCGCCATCACCAGGTCAATGGCGTGTTCCTGTACGTGCGGCGCCACCAGCACCTGCCGGGCCACGCCTCGAAGGCGAAGAATCTCTTCGCGGTCCGCCTTCTCCTCGAGCGCTGCTTCGTCCTTCTGGATGGTGCGCTCCACGATCTTGCTCAGTTCCGCGCGCGACGGGTACTCAACGAGAATCTTCATCAGAAAACGATCCAGTTGCGCTTCGGGCAGCGGATACGTGCCCTCCATCTCAATCGGATTCTGGGTGGCCATCACCAGGAACGGAGCTTCCAGTTCGTGGGTCACCGTGCCGCTGGTGACGGTCCGTTCCTGCATCGCTTCAAGCAGCGCCGATTGCGTCTTCGGCGTGGCGCGATTGATCTCATCGGCCAGCACGAGGTGCGCGAAGATCGGACCGTGCTGGAATTGCAGGCTCTTGCCGCCGCGGTCATCGGTTTCCATCACCATGCTGCCGACAATATCGGCGGGCATCAAGTCTGGAGTGAACTGGATGCGGGAGTACTTGAGGTGGAGAACCCGGGAAAGCGTGCGCAGGAGCGTGGTCTTGCCCAGCCCTGGAACGCCTTCAAGGAGCACGTGGCCGCCGGCGAGCATGCAGATGAGAACGCCATCCACCACATCCTGCTGGCCGACGATGACCTTGGCGATTTCAGAGCGTATGTCGGTGAGCCGCTCGATGGCGGCTTGGAGTTGGGAGTCGGCGGGCACAAGACCATTCTATGCCCGTCGTTGAAGCGCCGTGCCGGCGGCGCCGCACCTCAGCCGATCAGAACGTCGAGGTCGCGATGGACCACTTGCACGGCTGCTTGCAGCGATTCGAGCGCCGGGCGCGCCGACGAGGTATCGGCATGGCGCCCCATCATTTCAAGCCGCAGCGCAATCGAAGCGGCTCGCTCGGCGCCGATCGTTGCCAGCGACCCTTTCAGCGTGTGCGCGGAGTGCGTGAGCCCCGCCGCGTCGCCGGCCGCTACGGCTTTCGCGATTTCTTCCATCAGCGACGGGTACTCGGCCAGATAGACGCCAGCGATATCGACGAGCAGTTCTTCGTCGCCGCCTACCCGTTCGACAGCCGCTGCAAGGTTCAGGCTCGAAAGCTGCGCCACGATCTCACTGTTGATTGGCATTCACTTGGTATATCGGCCATTTTCGCCGAGTTGTTAGTCTCTCCTATGCTATACCAGGGATTCCACCTAGCCATGCCTCTACCCGCGCCCGAGCGCCACACCTTTCGCGTTTCGCTGGACTGCCGATACCTCCTCCAGATACCGAACCCCCTGCCCGCGCGCCCCGTCCTTGCCCTGGCCCTCCACGGCTACGGCATGAACGCGGCTTCGATGCTGTCGCTCGCCGCGCGAATGATGCCGTCTTCCGTCGTCCTGGCCTCCCTCGAAGCGCCCAACCAGTTCTTCCTCCAGTTACAAAACCCGGGTGAATCGCCTACCGGCTACAACTGGGGAACCAGGGAACATTGGCAGTCCGCCGTGGCGCAGCACCACGAAATGGTCCTCACCGTACTCGGCGATTGCCGCGCCCGATTCGCCGTTCCCGCTTCGCGATGCCTGCTCATCGGCTTCTCCCAGCCCGTCGGCTTGAACTACCGTTTCGCGGCGACGAATCCGGATGCCATCGGCGGCGTCATCGGCGTCTGCGGCGGCGTCCCCCGGGACTGGGAAGAGCCCGGCCGCTATCGCCCCGTGACCGCGCCGCTGCTTCACATCGCGCGCGACCACGACGAGTACTATCCCGTCGACGTGGCAGCGAAGTTCGCTGACCGGCTTCGCACGCGCGCTCGCGACGTGGAGTTCCACATGCTCGAAGGCGCGCACAGGTTTCCGTCCCAGGCGGGCCGCGTGGTGCTGCCCTGGATGGAACGTATTTTCGGCGCATCTCCGTCTCGTTGAGCCGATTCGCCTCCCTACCACGCGTAGTAAGGACGGAGGCAGCGTGAACACAATCGAAACCGGGAACATCAAGGCGGTTCTGGACCGCAACGCCAAAGCTCTGGAGATGCGGCCATCGATCGGCCGTATGACCGCGTCCACTCGCGTGGCGCTCACCGACGGTCTGGCGTGCGAGGTGGAAGAAGGCGCCTGGAAACTCCGGGTCGACATGTCGCCGAAATCGGGCGGCGAAGGCACGGCCCCGAATCCGGGCATCTACGGCCGCGCGTCGCTCGGGAGCTGCCTCGCCATCGGATACGCGATGCTCGCGGCCCGCCGCGAGATTCCAATCGACGCGCTCGAGGTCTCCGTCGAGACCGACATGGACGCCGCCTACGAATATGGAATGAAGGGCCGGAACCGCGGCTACGAGCAGGTTCGCTGTTCCGTCCGCATCGAAAGCAGCGCGCCCGAAGCCGATGTCCGCCGCATGATCGACGACGCCAATGAGGCCAGTTCGTTCCTCAACGTCTGGCAGCAGGCGCAGGATCTCCGCCTCGACGTTCGTGTGAACGGGATCGGGCGATGAAGGACGCGCGGCTGCAGTTGCGCATTCAGCGCTACGGGTGGGACCGGGCCTGCGGCGGCTACGAGGCCGGCTGGGCCTGCCAGATCGAACCGGCGCAGCGGCTGATGCTGGCTCTGGCGGCCATTCGCGCCGGCGAGAACGTGCTCGATGTCGCCTGCGGAACCGGACTCGTGACCTTCGCCGCCGCCGAGGCCGCCGGTTCCGAAGGCTCCGTCACCGGCGCCGACATCAGCCAGCGGATGGTCGATCACGCCGCCGCCGAAGCGTCCAGGCGCGGTGTCTCGAACGTCCGGTTCGTCCGCGCCGACGCCGAGGGCATGGACTTCCCGCCGCGCGCTTTCCACGCGGTCCTTTGTTCGCTCGGGCTGATGTACGTGCCCGATCCCGTGGCGGCGATGGCGCGGATGCGGGCGTTCGTCCGTCCCGGCGGAAGAATGGCGGCGGCGGTATGGGGCGAGCGGTCGCGTTGCGGCTGGGCCGGCATCTTCCCGGTGGTGGAGGCGCGCGTCGAAAGCGACGTGTGTCCGCTGTTCTTTCAGTTGGGGACGGGTGATGCGCTACGGGCGGCGTTCGAACAGGCCGGTTTCCACGGCGTGGAACTGCGGCGTGTCCGCACGGAGCTGCACTATCGCGGCGCGGACGAAGCCGCCGATGCAGCGTTCATCGGCGGCCCCGTGGCGATGGCGTATTCGCGTTTCGATGAGCAGATGCGGGCTGAGGCGCGCGCCGCCTATCTCGACACGATTGCGGACTTCCGGCAAGGGGAAGGCTACGCGATGCCCGGCGAGTTCGTGGTCGCGTCCGCTAGCGTTTGACGGTCCGCGTGGACTTCGCTTCGCGCGTCTTCGTGGAGTTCTCTCCCGCGTGGGTCACACGGCGCGTGTAGCTTCCGGACTTGCCGCCGCTGGTTTCGTACGTCCCTTCGTTCACGCGGCCGGTTTCGGTCCTGGTGATCGTTCCCTGGCTATGGACGCTTCGGCCTTTGAAACCGGTGGCGTCTCCTTCGTAGGATGCCGCGCCGTCGCCGTTGGCCGTGGTGCGGGTTCCGCGCGTGGCCGTTTCTCCTTTGGAGTTGGTGGCGGTGGCGGAGGTAGTCCGCTCGCCGTTGCCACGGGTTGTGGTCTTGTTCCACGCACCGGACGAGGTTCGGGTCTTGGGTTCGCGCGCGGCCGCCGTGACTGCCAGCGCAGCGGTGAGAAGGGCGAGAGTTGTGAGCTTCATGACCGTAAGAACACCGGCGCGAGCAGGGGAAGTCGCGGGGCTTTACCCGTGCTTAACAAATCCGGCGCTGATACGGGGATGAAAGTACCCCAGACGCTGGCCCGCAGCTCAGTTGGATGGAGCCGCCGTGCTCCTTGGCATGTTGACCGCCTGCAACGTTCGGAACGGCCAAACCACCACCACGCCACTGGACCTTCTGCACCACGCGCCTGCCGCAACAATAGCGCTACTCGAACGCTGGGACCGCGACGCCCTCGGCCGAAGCCGCCACCGTCCGCCGCTTCGCCGCATACTTGGCGACATCCTTCTCGATTTCTGCCGCCTTCCCCACCAGGCAGAACTGCAGCCGCTCGGGCCGGAAGTATTTCTTGATCGCCGCGTTCGCCCGCTCGAGAGTCACCGCGTCGATCCGCGAAAACAGGTCGTCCACCTCGCCCCTGCCAAGCCCGAACAATTCCAGTTCCCCGATCAGGTTCGACACCTGTTCCGTCGTCTCGAGCGCCGCCGGCGGAAACGTCCCTTTCACATACGCCTTCGCCGACCGTAGCTGCTCGGCGTCGATCCCTCGCTCGAAAAACCGCCGCATCACGTCCACTGCCAAATCCACCGCCGCTGCCGTGGTCTCCGTTTTCGTGAACGTGGAAATCACGATCGCGCCGGGAAGCCGGTCCATCTGCACGCGCGAGTTCGCGCCGTAGGTAAGCCCGCTGTTCACCCGCAGCTCATCGTTCAGCATCGAAGTGAACCGTCCGCCGAAGAGCGTGTTCAAGAGGCTTAGCACCGTCCGGTCCGGGTCCGTGCGGTCAATGCCTGGGAACTCGATCGTGAAATAGGTCTGCGTCGCATCCGGCTTGTCCACGAGCAGCAGCCGCGCCTCGCCATGATTCACGACGCGCCGGGCGCTGCCTGTGAACCGCTCCCCGGAGGGCAACCCGCCGAACGTGCTCTCGATCTGCTTCAACAGCGCCGCCGGCTCGAAGTCGCCCGCCGCCACCAGGTGTATGTTTCGCCCCACGTACAAGCGCTTGTGCAGCCCAACGATCGCCTCCCGCGTGAGCGCTTTCAGTGAAGTCTCGTCGCCCATCTCCGGGCGCCCGTAGGGATGCGCCGCGCCGAAATAAAATGGCCGCGCGTAGAGCCGAAGCAATTGCCGCGGATCGTCCTTGGCCGCCTGCGCCAACCCGATCTGCTGCGTGAGCGCCTTCTTCACCTCCGCCTCGTCGAACGCAGGACGCGCCAGCGCCGCCGCCAGCAGACTGATGGCTCGCCCGGAGTCCTTGGCGAGAAAATCGAGCACCACCTGCGTCGACTGCGCGTCCACCTTCACCTTGAACTCCGCGCCCAGGAAATCGAGCGCCTCGGCGAACTCCGTGGCTCCCATCGCGCCCTCGCCCGTCGTCCCGCGGCGCAGCAACTCCGCAGTCATGTGGTTGAGGCCGGCCATCCCCGCCGGATCCGCCTCCACGCCGCCGCGCACCACCGCCCGCAGCGTCAGCATCGGCAACTCGCGCCGCGGCGCCAGCGTCACCGTCAGTCCATTCGGTAGCACCTTCTTCGTATGCGCCGGCAGCCTCACCTGCGCCGTCATCGAAGCGCACACCAGCGCCAGCCCGATCGCGGACTTCATCGCGACGCCTCCTGCCCCGGCGCTTCGGGCGCGATCAACAACCCCACCGTCCGGTTCTCACGCGTCAGATACTTCGCCGCCACGCGCTTCACGTCCTCCGGCGTCACTCGCGCCAGGTCCGCGGCGTACGTCTCGAGCTTTTTGTACGATCCCAGATAGATCTCCGCCCGCCCGATCAGGTTCGCTTTCCCGGCAATCGTCCTCACGCCGCGGTAGAACTCGCTCAGCACTTGGTTTCGCACCTTTTCGATCTCCGTCGCGCTCACCGGTTCGGTCGCCAGCCGCGCCACCTCCCGGTCGATCGCCGCCTCGGCTTCGCCCGGTTCCACCCCCGGACGCAACTGCGCGAAGACGGTGAAGATCGTCGGATCGACGTTGTCTTCCGCCTGCGCTTCCGCCTGGATCGCGATCGGCTTGGCGTCGATCAGCGCCTGGTACAGCCGCGAACTGCGCCCCCGCGTCAGCAACCGCGCCAGTATCTCCACTGCCCGCGAATCCGCGTGCGCCGTCTCCGGCGCATGCCACGCGATTGCAAGCATCGGCGCCTCCGTCTCCTTGCGAACCACCACTCGCCGCTCACCGCGCTGCTCCGGCTCCTTCGTGCGGACCGTCGGCGGCGGCTCCTGCCGCGGGATCGGCTCCATGTACTTCCGCGCCAGCCGCAACACCTCGGCCTCCTTCACCGCTCCCGTCACCACCATCACGCAGTTGTTCGGCGCGTAGCCCATCCGGTAGTGCGCCCGCAGATCGGCGAGCGTCCAGCTCTCGATGTCGGAAGCCCAGCCGATGATCGGCCAATGATAGGGATGCGCCAGGAACGCCTGCGCCCAGAGATTCTCGAACAGCAGCCCGGCGTTGTCGTTGTCGATCGCCGTCCGCCGCTCCGAATAGACCACGCCGCGCTCGCTCTCCACCATCTTCGGGTCGATCGCGAGGCCGCCGATCCGGTCCGCTTCCATGTCGAACATCGTCTCGAGCGCCGCCGCCGGAAACCAGTCCGTGTACACCGTGATGTCGTGCGACGTGTAGGCGTTGTTGTTGCCCCCATTGCGCTCCATCACGATGTCGAACTGCTTCGGGCCGTATTTCTTCGCCCCGTTGAACATCATGTGTTCGAAGAAGTGCGACATGCCGGTTGCTCCGCTCCGCTCGTTCCTCGATC
Proteins encoded:
- a CDS encoding VWA domain-containing protein yields the protein MSFDRWWMLLFVPLPLAWWAWEARRTGRRLGLALKALSLVAIVLALAEPQLDVWETKVAVAVLADTSASVSGADLEKASTLVGQLEGARGRHWMRVFPFAGALRDLAPAELAGKVRLQLTSGDSGKATDLEAAIRDAIGSAPAGMAPRVVLISDGRENRGSVLRAAWQARQLGVPVDTYALAGRPRPALRLEQVSLPPVVFSGERFAIEMVVSAPRPGQAEVDLAAEGKPLGSSKVDLQAGENTLRVQANIGAVGAVELSGRVRSATEGEVAFARAITLRKPRMLMLSQDPPGTGVNLSRVLEAAQFEVNEASIMPAAGLDQYQVIVFNNWDLEALPGATKADLEAYVQQGGGLLVIGGERNVYVENKEAENALDRALPAKLAPPRSPEGTLVVLIVDKSSSMEGKKMELARLAAIGVVENLRPIDMVGVLIFDNSFQWAVPIRKAEDRVLIKRLIAGITPDGGTQIAPALTEAYRRTVPVQATFKHVVLLTDGISEEGDSIALAKEASTQKVTISTVGLGQDVNRAYLEKIASFAKGKSYFLSDPSGLEQILLRDVMEHTGSTAIEKPLAPKVAKQAEILDGVGIETAPALKGYVRFQSKPSADVLLTMDEKDPLLARWQYGLGRSAIFASDAKARWATDWVSWNGYDRFWTNVVRDLLPHTQPVEATLRFDSGSSELVADYRLSRHVREPDRLPAIFAIGPDNFRRPIAMKKVAPGTYRGVAPVGGRRGLFRVRPLEDSRAFPELGAYLPEQELETYGADTDLLRQVSAYTRGRFEPAMRQVFDSGGKAIPSRMSLWPGLLGLAVLLNITELLSRKWKGILELFGGAAA
- a CDS encoding Hpt domain-containing protein, with the protein product MPINSEIVAQLSSLNLAAAVERVGGDEELLVDIAGVYLAEYPSLMEEIAKAVAAGDAAGLTHSAHTLKGSLATIGAERAASIALRLEMMGRHADTSSARPALESLQAAVQVVHRDLDVLIG
- a CDS encoding DUF58 domain-containing protein, with the translated sequence MADEVLIDRRFLEKLERLAIRWQKSFPGLVGGHNTSRFSGSGQEFLDHRNFHHGDDLRAVNWRAFMRLEKMFLKMFQVEPRVPVRLLVDASASMHTGDPDKFDYVRRLTAALAYVGMVRLDTIVVHPFAETMGDAITCSGGRHRFGPVADFLTALRADGRTDFLRVARQFVNKYVNRGLVIIISDFLAETDPDKPLQYLAEFGHEVFAIQVYADQDRIPPYDGELELTDAETGERFELDFDAEARAQYTAAFDNYSEKVRRAVLGHGGRYTAIATSMPVEDAVFGPVVRARGVA
- a CDS encoding class I SAM-dependent methyltransferase; this translates as MKDARLQLRIQRYGWDRACGGYEAGWACQIEPAQRLMLALAAIRAGENVLDVACGTGLVTFAAAEAAGSEGSVTGADISQRMVDHAAAEASRRGVSNVRFVRADAEGMDFPPRAFHAVLCSLGLMYVPDPVAAMARMRAFVRPGGRMAAAVWGERSRCGWAGIFPVVEARVESDVCPLFFQLGTGDALRAAFEQAGFHGVELRRVRTELHYRGADEAADAAFIGGPVAMAYSRFDEQMRAEARAAYLDTIADFRQGEGYAMPGEFVVASASV
- a CDS encoding pitrilysin family protein; the encoded protein is MKSAIGLALVCASMTAQVRLPAHTKKVLPNGLTVTLAPRRELPMLTLRAVVRGGVEADPAGMAGLNHMTAELLRRGTTGEGAMGATEFAEALDFLGAEFKVKVDAQSTQVVLDFLAKDSGRAISLLAAALARPAFDEAEVKKALTQQIGLAQAAKDDPRQLLRLYARPFYFGAAHPYGRPEMGDETSLKALTREAIVGLHKRLYVGRNIHLVAAGDFEPAALLKQIESTFGGLPSGERFTGSARRVVNHGEARLLLVDKPDATQTYFTIEFPGIDRTDPDRTVLSLLNTLFGGRFTSMLNDELRVNSGLTYGANSRVQMDRLPGAIVISTFTKTETTAAAVDLAVDVMRRFFERGIDAEQLRSAKAYVKGTFPPAALETTEQVSNLIGELELFGLGRGEVDDLFSRIDAVTLERANAAIKKYFRPERLQFCLVGKAAEIEKDVAKYAAKRRTVAASAEGVAVPAFE
- a CDS encoding OsmC family protein, encoding MNTIETGNIKAVLDRNAKALEMRPSIGRMTASTRVALTDGLACEVEEGAWKLRVDMSPKSGGEGTAPNPGIYGRASLGSCLAIGYAMLAARREIPIDALEVSVETDMDAAYEYGMKGRNRGYEQVRCSVRIESSAPEADVRRMIDDANEASSFLNVWQQAQDLRLDVRVNGIGR
- a CDS encoding AAA family ATPase; amino-acid sequence: MPADSQLQAAIERLTDIRSEIAKVIVGQQDVVDGVLICMLAGGHVLLEGVPGLGKTTLLRTLSRVLHLKYSRIQFTPDLMPADIVGSMVMETDDRGGKSLQFQHGPIFAHLVLADEINRATPKTQSALLEAMQERTVTSGTVTHELEAPFLVMATQNPIEMEGTYPLPEAQLDRFLMKILVEYPSRAELSKIVERTIQKDEAALEEKADREEILRLRGVARQVLVAPHVQEHAIDLVMATQPGTKEAHSLTGKFIRYGSSPRGAQALVECGRVHALMQGRLQLSVDDVRKVAPAVLRHRVILNFDAHAEGQTADTILDEIIRSMTPVSR
- a CDS encoding BatA and WFA domain-containing protein yields the protein MFFFNLSAAEFLALFAAASAVVVALYLLDRSRRQVVVSTLRFWTPAKRPVESTRRRRIRQWPSLLIQLASIACLLAALSQLRLGSRDTSSRDHVLILDTSSWMAARGNNGNATLMDETRAAAMAYLNNTARADRVMVMYADSIATPVTAFETDRKNPRDAVRNARAGSAGLDLQGALDYAVRVQKRDEKRAGEIVFAGAGRLTAAEAGIQTPPNFRILPVRANPDNVGLRKIGVRRSTQDAGLWRVLVSARNYARRPQPADLSVTFAGSPVATRRLTLGANSEEDVAFEFRTRVAGVMEARIRARGDGFAGDDRATLELPATPAVAVTVCSADPRALRPLLEAHPNVEARFLTPAQCDGTVEEGLAILDRCAPKISPKVAAMYLEPPATGGPVQARPAPGEAGVRSWNSQHPLAEGLRAQDLRLGSAEVLTPAQGDTVVAQSDAGALVVAREADGRRSVFFGFHPMRSALRFELATPLLFANALRWLAPQSFRRYEIFANSTGMVRAPLEDARATTIRVIAEDGTELPHTVADGAVRFFSARPGAVRVVAGDREQVHSLTLPAVPDDLWQPAAGIKRGVPRRGESGSPFTDIWYWLALAGGLGILYEWLRYAPRGRRQAEGGAAAEPASLLRRAS